The following proteins come from a genomic window of Leptospira bandrabouensis:
- a CDS encoding class I SAM-dependent DNA methyltransferase, protein MKLYSELAEYYFTIEEPSRKFSEEILFLRDTFKRHKIHTVLDIGCGTGEHIKELQGMGFKPLGVDGSPRMLEIAKVRFPHCQFELGKMEVYVAKQPVDAVICLYGTFNYLINDDLVQNFLRNCYKNLKQAGLLVLEIWNADPIHRIKRKPITTVSNVRQGATSIRRNRGFRLTRADDVAIVEVNYVYNLNQKDLKDKHTMRVFHFPQVRNFLDDNKFDVLHVYSNYDGEKYIKTGARMLIVAKKRS, encoded by the coding sequence ATGAAACTCTATTCCGAATTGGCCGAATACTATTTTACCATTGAAGAACCCAGTCGCAAGTTTTCGGAAGAAATCCTTTTCCTGCGAGATACATTTAAGCGACATAAAATACATACAGTTCTAGACATTGGGTGTGGGACGGGGGAACATATCAAAGAACTCCAAGGAATGGGTTTTAAACCACTGGGTGTGGATGGTTCTCCAAGGATGTTGGAGATTGCTAAGGTCCGTTTTCCCCATTGTCAATTTGAATTGGGGAAAATGGAAGTATACGTCGCCAAACAACCTGTAGATGCAGTGATTTGTTTGTATGGAACCTTCAATTATCTTATCAACGATGATTTGGTTCAAAATTTCCTACGTAATTGTTATAAAAACTTAAAACAAGCCGGGCTTTTGGTTTTAGAGATTTGGAATGCAGATCCTATTCACCGCATCAAACGAAAACCCATCACCACTGTGAGTAATGTGCGCCAAGGTGCCACTTCGATTCGTAGGAATCGGGGATTTCGATTAACAAGAGCAGACGATGTGGCCATAGTCGAAGTGAACTATGTATATAATTTGAATCAAAAAGATTTGAAAGACAAACATACGATGCGTGTCTTTCATTTTCCGCAAGTTCGAAATTTCTTAGACGATAATAAGTTTGATGTTCTCCATGTTTATAGCAACTACGACGGTGAAAAATATATAAAAACCGGCGCAAGGATGCTCATCGTCGCCAAAAAGAGGTCTTGA
- the lpdA gene encoding dihydrolipoyl dehydrogenase encodes MSSPNHFQVIVIGGGPGGYVAAIRAAQLGLQTCLVEREKLGGVCLNWGCIPTKALLESAHVLEHLKHAASFGLSCDNIKADFDAVIKRSRSVADQMAKGVEFLMKKNKITVISGEARFQNSKTIQVKPSSGEPSTYTADFYILAVGAKNKALPFLPFDGKRVLSARDAMIEPKVIPNLAIIGAGAIGVEFADFYASMGSKVTIIEFQDHLLPNEDLEISGILERSFKKRGIEQYLSFGVETASVTDAGVELTIQDRKSAKKEKLNVDKVIVGVGITPNTGNIGLDEIGIKLKNGFVDFVGNYRSTVDHIYAIGDCIATPALAHVASAEGIRAAEDISVRVGNPHHLQIARLNYSYIPGCTYCHPEVASVGLTEEKAKAMGYEITVGKFPFTASGRAQAQGDTTGMVKIVSDKKHGEILGAHIIGSGATEMIAELTLGANMEITVRELANTIHAHPTLSEGIMESAAAVLGEAINI; translated from the coding sequence ATGTCTAGTCCAAACCATTTCCAAGTCATCGTTATTGGAGGAGGGCCCGGCGGTTATGTCGCTGCCATCCGTGCTGCACAATTAGGATTACAAACTTGTCTTGTGGAACGCGAAAAACTCGGCGGAGTGTGTTTGAACTGGGGTTGTATTCCCACCAAAGCCCTGTTAGAAAGTGCACATGTTTTGGAACATCTAAAACATGCTGCTAGTTTCGGTTTGTCCTGCGACAATATCAAAGCCGATTTTGATGCCGTGATCAAACGCTCTCGGTCTGTGGCAGACCAAATGGCCAAAGGTGTTGAGTTTCTCATGAAGAAAAACAAAATCACCGTGATCAGTGGAGAGGCCCGTTTCCAAAATTCCAAAACCATCCAAGTAAAGCCAAGTTCCGGTGAACCTTCCACCTATACTGCCGACTTTTATATTTTAGCGGTGGGTGCAAAAAACAAAGCTCTTCCTTTTTTACCCTTTGACGGCAAACGTGTGTTATCGGCAAGAGATGCCATGATCGAACCAAAAGTCATTCCTAACCTTGCCATCATTGGGGCGGGGGCCATTGGAGTGGAGTTTGCGGATTTTTATGCCAGTATGGGTTCTAAGGTAACCATCATTGAATTCCAAGACCATCTCCTTCCCAATGAAGATTTAGAAATCTCTGGAATTTTAGAACGAAGTTTTAAAAAACGAGGTATTGAACAGTATTTGAGTTTTGGAGTAGAAACGGCTTCGGTTACGGATGCGGGAGTGGAGCTTACCATACAAGATCGTAAGTCCGCAAAAAAAGAAAAGTTGAACGTTGATAAGGTGATTGTTGGGGTGGGAATAACACCTAACACAGGAAATATTGGTTTAGATGAGATTGGAATCAAATTAAAAAATGGATTTGTGGATTTTGTTGGGAACTACCGTTCCACTGTGGATCATATTTATGCCATTGGGGATTGTATTGCCACACCGGCTCTCGCCCATGTAGCCAGTGCCGAAGGCATTCGTGCGGCAGAAGATATTTCTGTGCGAGTCGGTAACCCGCACCATCTACAAATCGCAAGACTCAACTATTCTTATATTCCTGGATGTACGTACTGTCATCCGGAAGTGGCAAGCGTAGGCCTTACGGAAGAAAAAGCAAAGGCAATGGGATATGAAATCACCGTTGGTAAATTTCCATTCACTGCCAGTGGCCGTGCCCAAGCCCAAGGGGACACAACAGGAATGGTAAAAATTGTTTCTGATAAAAAACACGGGGAAATCTTAGGAGCCCATATCATTGGCAGTGGGGCCACCGAAATGATCGCAGAATTGACGCTAGGTGCTAATATGGAGATCACAGTTCGGGAACTTGCTAATACCATCCATGCCCATCCAACGTTATCGGAAGGAATTATGGAAAGTGCGGCGGCGGTGCTTGGTGAGGCGATTAATATTTAG
- a CDS encoding SH3 domain-containing protein translates to MLIKYILLFLVFLITNCNTKAEVNAQSLNPNCFIVGNRSNNFPLFIKKKLNINISKFEEDSKGREYTLKIDDREVIFLTYSTDEPIILQFHERIGDIFQFRSRNGSAFITIQKRNGSEDLELYASQKDALKKQDLITSGFLHKSVTYENCLERNRMNQLMEEYKRELEYGSEPDGTFYKVGPGYHTINKDSVLMRDFPSTQGKIIQKLKKGETVAVIDVETDYVEIEPYGKNYWIKIELSNRKRGYIFGAFVQWKEDFPPGYKIED, encoded by the coding sequence ATGTTGATTAAATACATCTTATTATTTTTAGTTTTTCTTATTACAAATTGTAACACGAAAGCCGAAGTAAACGCACAAAGTTTGAATCCGAACTGCTTTATAGTTGGCAATCGTTCCAATAATTTCCCATTATTCATTAAGAAAAAGTTGAATATAAATATTTCTAAATTTGAAGAGGACTCTAAAGGCAGAGAATATACATTAAAGATAGATGATAGAGAAGTAATTTTTCTAACCTATTCAACAGACGAACCTATTATACTACAATTTCATGAGAGGATAGGGGATATATTTCAGTTTCGGAGTCGAAATGGAAGCGCTTTCATAACTATTCAAAAAAGGAATGGATCCGAAGATTTAGAACTTTATGCGAGCCAGAAAGATGCTTTAAAAAAGCAAGATTTGATAACCAGTGGCTTTCTGCATAAATCAGTAACTTATGAAAATTGTTTAGAAAGAAATCGAATGAACCAACTCATGGAGGAGTATAAACGAGAGCTTGAATATGGCAGTGAGCCTGACGGAACCTTCTACAAAGTAGGGCCGGGCTATCATACAATCAATAAAGACTCAGTTCTCATGAGAGATTTTCCGTCTACACAAGGGAAGATCATTCAAAAACTTAAAAAAGGGGAAACTGTCGCTGTAATTGATGTGGAAACTGATTATGTAGAAATCGAACCATACGGGAAGAATTATTGGATCAAAATTGAACTCTCGAATAGAAAAAGAGGCTATATCTTTGGAGCTTTTGTGCAGTGGAAAGAGGACTTCCCTCCTGGATATAAAATTGAAGATTAG
- a CDS encoding alpha/beta fold hydrolase encodes MHEIETKSDLNREGSNRKMKQKSFRFRNWECAYLDSETPGPVLVFCHANGYSAGCYNYYFELLSKHYRVIAPDFLGHGRSEFSLKFNNWNVFRDQILALLDHESISKTNIIGHSLGGASSLLAAAKEPNRFDKVLAMDPVILGWKLILLSKFLENPLAKGAKKRRTHFKSIELVRRSFRKFPAFANFEPSIFEDYLNSCFVSTGHDTEVKLCCDPKVEARIFGHAHIHVFKNFYGIKTENHIAIPEKFEVCSPKYADLLTKKHPKSDVTIFPGFTHFFPFEKPKETWDWMKRCLEIKED; translated from the coding sequence TTGCATGAGATAGAGACAAAATCCGATCTAAATCGGGAAGGGTCAAATAGAAAAATGAAACAAAAATCCTTTCGGTTCAGAAACTGGGAATGTGCTTACTTAGATTCGGAAACTCCGGGTCCCGTTCTCGTTTTCTGTCATGCCAATGGTTATAGTGCCGGCTGTTACAATTATTATTTTGAATTATTATCCAAACACTACCGAGTCATCGCTCCTGATTTTTTGGGACATGGCCGTTCCGAGTTTAGTTTAAAATTTAATAACTGGAATGTGTTTCGAGACCAAATCCTCGCACTCCTCGACCATGAATCCATATCCAAAACCAATATCATCGGTCACTCACTTGGTGGAGCTTCCTCACTCCTTGCCGCTGCCAAAGAACCAAATCGTTTTGATAAAGTTCTAGCGATGGATCCTGTCATCTTAGGTTGGAAACTCATCCTTCTTTCTAAATTTTTAGAAAACCCTTTGGCAAAAGGTGCCAAAAAAAGAAGAACTCATTTTAAATCCATAGAGCTTGTTAGGCGGTCGTTTCGAAAATTTCCCGCCTTTGCCAACTTCGAACCATCCATCTTCGAAGATTATCTAAACTCTTGTTTCGTCAGCACTGGCCATGACACAGAAGTCAAACTTTGTTGTGATCCAAAAGTCGAAGCCCGAATCTTTGGACATGCCCACATCCATGTCTTCAAAAACTTTTATGGAATCAAAACGGAAAACCATATCGCCATTCCCGAAAAATTTGAAGTCTGTAGCCCAAAGTATGCCGACCTCCTAACCAAAAAACATCCCAAGTCCGATGTCACCATCTTCCCCGGCTTCACACATTTTTTTCCCTTCGAAAAACCAAAAGAAACTTGGGATTGGATGAAACGCTGTTTGGAGATTAAAGAAGATTGA
- a CDS encoding DMT family transporter, with the protein MQFQVILFFCIAVFFNALANILIKSSSMQDQTKSLSGGLWDTIFTVLNPYFIGGLASFGLALLGYRYVLGKGLKLSLAYPVFTSSGFIIVLIASSLFFKERLNLTQWIGIAFILIGVWLTALQMFDVKS; encoded by the coding sequence ATGCAATTCCAGGTTATCCTCTTCTTCTGTATAGCTGTATTCTTCAATGCATTGGCTAATATTTTAATCAAATCATCTTCCATGCAAGACCAAACCAAATCGTTGTCAGGTGGTCTTTGGGATACAATCTTTACGGTTCTTAATCCTTACTTTATTGGTGGGCTTGCTAGTTTTGGTTTGGCTTTACTTGGGTATCGTTATGTTTTAGGAAAAGGTTTGAAGTTATCACTGGCTTATCCTGTGTTTACTTCTAGTGGTTTTATCATTGTTCTCATTGCCTCTTCCCTCTTTTTTAAAGAACGGCTGAATTTAACGCAGTGGATAGGGATTGCCTTTATTTTGATTGGCGTTTGGCTCACCGCCTTGCAAATGTTTGATGTTAAATCATAA
- a CDS encoding sulfatase has translation MKPNSVSIKLKTFLFLFCIFSFFVCKKTSSDTEPESNLPNTTKRPNVIWIVIDSLRGDIIGRYGVTPNLELFAENAVTFKYHLVNAAWTRPSTLVFFTGKYASANPVNFWDYPTTKSEVDAFYRSEKRPLPKLLKDHSFVTYMVGNNPFLTDKFGLGVDVGFDQLYDFSNYSEDTKKITKKTFEVLNEISSHDKPFFLFLNYNDPHKPYTPPQGFTNRIQTNEVLDERKMNYLGEVAFVDEELGKVFAELKNKNLWENTIVLITADHGEVMHAAHAISPFTGTNTYYGHGQDLFLENIHVPLLIKLPGSHLKQSIQTMTRSIDLFPTVLDYVGLPIPNSIQGKSLKPLIENKETTKRTYYGETRFTQGYGEGHEFLLQRSYRFHELGKFWLGSVGSEFYLYSDTKKDPNQENPLRISNIATIQDMKLQPDLEKKILRFWKQIRSMEPKLPLYHLSIQPESKDTEILIRVPSGTIRMASYPSDLHLEEKEKLVQIQTKRKDPFEISFEVYPDVSFPEFSVSFSKKQIPKSEIFTGYFGVSLASCQSNCDLLYESGSKRPVIHPNAKVYFWKEGGQKKSYSSKQELGTDALEILKKQGYVQ, from the coding sequence TTGAAACCAAACTCTGTTTCCATAAAACTAAAAACTTTCCTTTTTCTATTTTGTATCTTTTCGTTTTTCGTTTGTAAAAAAACAAGTTCAGATACTGAACCTGAATCCAATCTCCCTAACACAACAAAACGTCCGAATGTAATTTGGATTGTGATTGATTCGCTTCGCGGTGATATCATTGGTCGTTATGGTGTCACACCTAACTTGGAATTGTTTGCGGAAAATGCAGTTACTTTCAAGTATCATTTGGTCAATGCTGCTTGGACAAGACCATCCACACTTGTTTTTTTTACAGGCAAATATGCCTCAGCAAATCCTGTCAATTTTTGGGATTATCCTACCACAAAATCTGAGGTTGATGCTTTTTACAGGAGTGAAAAACGTCCTCTACCCAAGTTATTAAAAGATCATTCCTTTGTTACTTATATGGTGGGGAACAATCCGTTTTTAACCGATAAGTTTGGGTTAGGAGTGGATGTCGGCTTTGACCAGTTATACGATTTTTCTAATTACAGCGAAGACACAAAAAAAATTACCAAAAAAACATTTGAAGTTTTGAATGAAATTTCCTCACATGATAAACCGTTTTTTTTGTTTTTAAATTATAACGATCCGCATAAACCTTACACGCCACCCCAAGGATTTACAAACCGAATCCAAACGAACGAAGTTTTGGATGAACGGAAAATGAATTATTTGGGTGAGGTAGCTTTTGTTGATGAGGAACTTGGAAAAGTTTTTGCAGAACTAAAAAACAAAAATCTTTGGGAGAACACGATTGTTCTCATCACAGCGGACCACGGTGAGGTAATGCATGCCGCCCATGCCATCTCTCCTTTTACCGGGACCAATACCTATTATGGACATGGCCAGGATTTATTTTTAGAAAATATCCATGTGCCACTACTGATAAAATTGCCGGGTTCTCATTTGAAACAGTCCATCCAAACCATGACAAGATCCATTGATTTGTTTCCGACAGTACTCGATTATGTGGGTTTGCCGATTCCCAATTCGATCCAAGGAAAATCTTTAAAACCATTGATTGAAAATAAAGAGACCACTAAACGAACGTACTACGGTGAAACTAGGTTTACACAAGGGTATGGAGAAGGACATGAGTTTCTTTTACAAAGGTCTTATCGGTTTCATGAACTTGGAAAATTTTGGTTAGGTTCTGTGGGGAGTGAGTTTTATTTGTATTCGGATACAAAAAAAGATCCGAACCAAGAAAATCCATTAAGAATTTCGAATATTGCTACCATTCAGGATATGAAATTACAACCAGATTTGGAAAAAAAAATCCTTAGGTTTTGGAAACAAATTCGTTCGATGGAACCCAAACTGCCGTTATATCATCTTTCCATCCAACCAGAATCAAAAGATACAGAAATTTTAATCCGTGTTCCCAGTGGAACCATTCGTATGGCATCTTATCCCTCAGATCTTCATTTGGAAGAAAAGGAAAAGTTGGTTCAAATCCAAACCAAACGAAAAGATCCTTTTGAAATTAGTTTTGAAGTGTATCCTGATGTGAGTTTTCCTGAATTTAGTGTATCGTTTTCTAAAAAACAAATTCCTAAATCAGAAATTTTTACAGGATACTTTGGAGTGAGTTTGGCATCTTGTCAGTCCAACTGTGATCTGTTATATGAATCAGGTTCGAAGAGACCAGTCATCCATCCGAATGCAAAAGTTTATTTTTGGAAAGAAGGTGGCCAAAAAAAATCTTATTCTTCCAAACAAGAATTAGGAACCGATGCTTTAGAGATTCTAAAGAAACAAGGTTATGTGCAGTAG
- a CDS encoding beta strand repeat-containing protein, whose product MFRVCISAIFIVFSTLTVSCQSITPLNLQMLFGSFFLSTAGQGSVIYEAPNFLFTSENGRQAEFTIRLNIEPSSSVRIGPITVSDSTEGVLLSATYLEFTEDNWDTPQSIRLAGVDDLIADGNQNYRVQLGTTLTSDIRFSAQGLPVLLVVNTDDETSGVAASPTLGLITSETGETGTIAYVLQTRPMQDVTIRNFVSNDTTEATVAAVELVFTPNNWNVPQTVTVTGVDDFSVDDSTFQISADPTVSNDPAYMGKPIPIITGTNVDNDVAGFTVINLSGLTTTEAGGAVSFGVVMNTLPTNSVTIPSIVATPSSEGTASPSSLTFAPGEWFTPKIVTVTGVNDNIVDGSKTVSIVTGAATSADTDYNGLAGPVFPSVTNTDDDVPGFVLTPPGSLTISENGGNLSFAIHLLSQPPPGFTVTLTGISENHTITNSNTSNLVFTNANWNVDQYVNITTNNNSIDEDTRTVTLQFGSVDTGGSADPVYNSVSPPGSVTILVTDDDTAGFTVTPVGGLMVHENGTPSTETFTVVLNSEPTNSVSIPSITSSNTSEITVSPASLSFTSGNWNTPQTVTITSVLDGVDDGDKNVNISFGNSVSTDPKYSSISIPAVTAINTDSNEPLVRIQNLSASSMVENGTSTITFEIRLSLKPNANVTIGPITASDGTEAVLLNSSSGVAASRTLTFTPTNGQVANYSGNTSDSGWDVAQVVTIRSVADSFDDGNIPVTIHIPQASGSYFTGLYPTGALPGYTEASGDLVVTITDNDTVGFTISSTTLNLTEGGSDGTFTVRLNSAPCDTPGNLSACATGSVTIPISGETFNLPDTVQYTFSPASLTFNQSNYSTTQTVTISIVNDSINETNTRTHTLTLGAITGSGTDYEGMNPSDITINITDDDNPSPSILFTLDSGQPYFTTEAGQSAMYSLRLGSRPIPGNQVTVTLTTSDPTEGRINDGGTPVSSKQYIFDETNWSTSIPVEIQGVSDALSDGNVSYSVTVNGTETGSMPSWYVSFVGSTGDTANLVNYSTSENPVTVVTPTNMTRAENSAAFPIYVLLSQTPTDDVTVPISVTTTFPCQLIAAPSVPQFTLSTSSLTITSANWNTIGAHNTITVTPNDDAVDDGNVSCAIVVGVLSSTDGFYNGVNPYPSSNYPMLTLNDNDSAGITSSGFTPATVITSQSGASSEFYIHLDSQPTTNITVNFNTTPGGLVSFPTAPLTFTPSNFGTGQLVTVTGLDTAAVGDVSYTIASVVTSGETGTGFTPSAIYSALTPLSISATHINYIYDIVPCTDPNPMNACGTSANSSGGLVTSPNLVTTEIGGQSRFQVRLRARPTSNVTIPVSSSNVAEGTSSVSSLVFTSSDWNTYQNVVLTGVDDFLVDGNLVYSILFGSLSGGGSGFNGESLQNVSVTNQDND is encoded by the coding sequence ATGTTCAGAGTCTGTATTTCCGCTATTTTTATCGTATTTTCCACTCTCACCGTTTCTTGCCAATCCATAACACCGTTAAATTTGCAGATGTTATTCGGTTCATTTTTTCTTTCCACCGCAGGGCAAGGTTCTGTCATTTACGAAGCTCCGAATTTTTTATTCACGAGTGAAAACGGAAGACAAGCAGAATTCACAATTCGTTTGAACATTGAGCCGAGCAGTTCAGTGAGAATTGGCCCAATTACAGTCTCTGATTCCACAGAAGGTGTATTATTATCTGCAACATATTTGGAATTTACAGAAGACAACTGGGATACACCACAAAGCATTCGTTTGGCGGGTGTGGATGATTTAATTGCTGATGGGAATCAAAACTATAGAGTCCAACTGGGAACCACTTTAACTTCCGATATTAGATTTTCTGCACAAGGCCTTCCTGTTTTACTTGTTGTGAATACCGATGATGAAACTTCGGGAGTGGCTGCAAGTCCTACACTGGGACTCATTACATCCGAAACAGGAGAAACGGGAACCATTGCCTATGTTTTACAAACAAGACCCATGCAAGATGTTACTATCAGAAATTTTGTTTCCAATGACACAACAGAAGCAACTGTCGCTGCAGTAGAACTTGTATTCACACCTAACAATTGGAATGTGCCACAAACTGTGACTGTCACTGGTGTGGATGATTTTAGTGTAGACGATAGTACTTTTCAAATCTCAGCCGATCCCACCGTTTCGAATGATCCTGCTTATATGGGAAAACCAATCCCCATCATCACGGGAACCAATGTGGATAATGATGTCGCAGGTTTTACTGTGATTAATTTATCAGGACTCACAACCACGGAAGCTGGGGGTGCTGTGAGTTTTGGGGTGGTGATGAATACTTTACCGACAAACTCTGTGACCATTCCTTCGATTGTTGCCACACCCAGTTCAGAAGGAACCGCTTCCCCCTCTTCCCTTACTTTTGCACCAGGGGAATGGTTCACTCCCAAAATAGTCACTGTCACTGGGGTAAATGATAATATTGTGGATGGTTCCAAAACTGTCTCAATTGTTACAGGTGCTGCCACCTCTGCCGATACGGATTACAATGGTTTGGCGGGACCGGTTTTTCCTTCTGTAACCAATACAGATGATGATGTTCCTGGATTTGTACTGACACCACCCGGTAGTTTGACCATTTCAGAAAATGGGGGAAATCTTTCCTTTGCCATCCATCTATTGTCCCAACCTCCTCCCGGTTTTACAGTCACACTCACAGGAATTTCAGAAAATCATACCATCACCAATAGTAACACTTCCAACTTAGTTTTTACCAATGCCAATTGGAATGTGGACCAATATGTCAATATTACCACGAATAACAATTCCATTGATGAAGACACAAGGACTGTCACCTTACAGTTTGGATCTGTGGATACAGGTGGGTCTGCCGATCCTGTGTATAACTCTGTATCACCACCGGGATCTGTTACCATTTTGGTAACAGATGATGACACCGCAGGATTTACGGTCACACCAGTTGGAGGACTTATGGTTCATGAAAACGGAACCCCTTCAACAGAAACCTTTACAGTCGTTTTAAATTCAGAACCCACAAATTCAGTTAGCATTCCTAGCATCACATCCAGCAATACATCGGAAATTACTGTATCTCCGGCTTCTTTGAGTTTTACTTCGGGAAATTGGAACACTCCACAAACAGTTACCATAACATCCGTGTTAGATGGAGTGGATGATGGTGATAAAAATGTTAATATTTCCTTTGGAAATTCCGTTTCCACAGATCCAAAATATAGTTCCATATCTATTCCTGCAGTCACTGCCATCAATACGGATAGCAATGAACCGTTGGTCCGTATCCAAAACTTATCCGCATCTTCTATGGTCGAAAACGGAACCTCCACCATAACCTTCGAAATCCGTCTTTCCTTAAAACCAAATGCCAATGTCACCATTGGACCTATCACCGCTTCTGATGGAACAGAAGCAGTTCTTCTCAATAGTTCTTCTGGTGTGGCCGCATCCAGAACTCTTACCTTTACACCCACAAACGGTCAAGTCGCCAATTATTCCGGGAACACCAGTGATAGTGGATGGGATGTGGCTCAAGTAGTCACCATTCGTTCCGTGGCCGATTCTTTTGATGATGGAAACATTCCCGTCACCATTCATATCCCACAAGCAAGTGGTTCCTACTTCACTGGACTTTATCCCACAGGTGCACTTCCTGGTTATACAGAAGCTAGCGGTGATTTGGTGGTTACTATCACAGACAATGATACCGTAGGATTTACCATATCCTCCACAACGCTAAACCTTACCGAAGGGGGAAGTGATGGAACCTTTACAGTTCGTTTGAATTCCGCACCCTGTGATACTCCTGGAAATTTATCGGCTTGTGCCACGGGTTCTGTTACCATCCCGATCTCAGGGGAAACTTTTAACTTACCTGACACTGTGCAGTATACTTTTTCCCCTGCCAGTTTGACTTTCAATCAATCCAATTATTCCACAACCCAAACGGTGACTATCTCTATCGTAAATGATTCTATCAATGAAACCAATACAAGAACTCATACACTGACACTCGGTGCCATCACAGGATCGGGAACAGATTATGAAGGAATGAATCCTTCTGACATCACCATTAACATTACCGATGATGACAATCCTTCTCCCAGTATTTTATTCACTTTGGATTCAGGACAACCTTACTTTACCACAGAAGCTGGGCAATCGGCGATGTATAGTTTGCGGCTGGGAAGTCGCCCCATTCCAGGAAACCAAGTGACAGTTACCTTGACCACTTCTGATCCCACAGAAGGTAGGATCAATGATGGAGGAACACCCGTTAGTTCCAAACAATATATCTTTGATGAAACCAATTGGAGTACATCCATTCCAGTCGAAATCCAAGGTGTGTCCGATGCCTTAAGTGATGGTAACGTGAGTTATTCAGTGACAGTCAATGGAACAGAAACTGGTTCTATGCCTTCATGGTATGTAAGTTTTGTGGGAAGCACAGGCGACACAGCTAACCTTGTCAACTATAGCACATCGGAAAATCCTGTGACTGTTGTCACTCCCACAAATATGACAAGAGCCGAAAACTCTGCTGCCTTCCCTATTTATGTGCTTCTCAGCCAAACACCGACAGACGACGTGACTGTTCCCATTTCGGTAACAACCACATTCCCTTGCCAGTTGATTGCGGCACCAAGTGTTCCTCAATTTACTCTCTCTACAAGTTCTCTTACCATCACGAGTGCCAATTGGAATACCATCGGGGCACATAACACAATCACTGTGACTCCTAATGATGATGCCGTTGATGATGGGAACGTATCTTGTGCGATTGTTGTCGGTGTCCTTTCTTCGACTGATGGATTTTATAATGGAGTGAATCCCTATCCATCATCGAATTATCCGATGCTTACTTTGAATGATAACGATAGTGCTGGAATCACAAGTTCTGGATTTACACCTGCCACTGTCATCACTTCCCAATCAGGTGCATCCTCTGAGTTCTATATCCATTTAGATTCTCAACCCACAACCAACATTACCGTGAACTTTAACACTACACCTGGTGGACTTGTGAGTTTTCCAACAGCCCCTCTTACCTTCACCCCAAGTAATTTTGGTACGGGCCAACTGGTGACTGTGACAGGACTCGACACAGCAGCAGTGGGTGATGTGAGTTATACGATCGCTTCTGTGGTCACCTCTGGGGAAACAGGAACTGGATTTACTCCTTCGGCAATTTACAGTGCCCTCACTCCTTTATCGATCTCTGCCACTCATATCAATTACATTTACGATATAGTTCCTTGTACGGATCCCAATCCCATGAATGCCTGCGGGACATCCGCCAATAGTTCTGGTGGCCTTGTCACATCACCTAACCTAGTCACTACGGAAATTGGTGGCCAATCCCGATTCCAAGTTCGTCTGCGTGCAAGACCCACCTCCAATGTCACCATACCGGTTTCCAGTTCCAATGTGGCCGAAGGGACCAGTTCCGTTTCTAGTTTGGTTTTTACATCGAGTGATTGGAATACCTACCAAAACGTAGTCCTCACAGGAGTGGATGATTTTCTTGTGGATGGAAATTTGGTTTATTCGATTCTATTTGGTTCCCTTAGTGGGGGAGGGAGTGGATTTAACGGAGAATCTTTGCAAAATGTATCTGTTACCAATCAGGACAATGATTGA